The Amycolatopsis sp. QT-25 genomic sequence TCGCCATCGGCAGGCTCGCCGCCACCGTCGGCATGCCCCCGGACGAAGCCCACCGCCTGATGGATCTGATGGGTTTCGTCATCCGTGACGGCCTGGTCGTGATGGACCGCGGCGCGCGCCCGGCCGAGCGCGCCGGCTCCGATCGGTACCGGGTCGACCTGTTCCTGCTGGCCGTCGCCACCGGTGAACCGGTCCACGCGGATTCGGTCTGCCCGGCGACCGGAGCACGCGTCCGCGTCCACTTCACCCGCGAGCGGGTCTTGAGCGTCGACCCGCCACACGCCGTCGTCGCCGCGTCGCGACTGTCCGGGATCGACCTCGCGCTCGGCCAGGATTACGTCGAGGCACTGGTCTGTACCCAGTTCTTCGCGT encodes the following:
- the merB gene encoding organomercurial lyase, which translates into the protein MTIRTDRTAGVRLAWTATKLTRAGRHPIAIGRLAATVGMPPDEAHRLMDLMGFVIRDGLVVMDRGARPAERAGSDRYRVDLFLLAVATGEPVHADSVCPATGARVRVHFTRERVLSVDPPHAVVAASRLSGIDLALGQDYVEALVCTQFFASKEAAAGWLLENIDGRVLSVPDYLAHTRRMVAALEAWPTI